The stretch of DNA ATATCCTCAGGTTAATACGCTTTTCGTTTTCACCCTAAAAGATTTTTCTGAAATTGCGCTTGTTAGTCCCCTAAGGGTTTCAACCGGTCCTGGTAGCTTTAAACTTCTTTTAAGAACTCTTTATATTGACCCAAGCTATCTTTATCATACTGACCAAGAAGTCCTTGAATTAATTAGAATCTCATCCTCTGAACAGACCCCTGATAAAATCTGGGAAAAACATCAAAATGCATTTGATGTTGAAAGAGTAACAGAAGAATTTTTTGAAGCGTATAAACATGCACTTGAAAAGATTAAAGAAATTTTGAAAAGACAAAGAAAGGGAAATTCTTTAATATGCCACTCCTTTGCTCAACAGCTTCTTTCAAGGATAATGTTCCTCTATTATGTACAAAAAAAGGGATGGCTTAAATGGAAAGACTATACCCAAGATAAAAAATACATCAAAAATCTCTGGGAAAAATATAAATCATATTCAAGTAATTCTAAAAAAGATACTTTTTATTCTGAATGGTTATCAAGTTTATTCTTTGGAGCATTTAATAAAAAGCAAACTTTTATATCAAAAAAACTGCCTGAAGAAGTTAAAGAATCATTTGCTCTTATGCCTTTTTTAAACGGTGGGCTTTTTTCAAAAAATGAACTTGATGAGGTAGGATTCCATGTCCCTGATGAAGTTTTTTCACTCCTTTTTGATACTTCACCATTTGACAAAAATAAAGGATTTTTAGAAAGATTTAATTTCACAGTCCGAGAAGATACACCCCTTGATGTTGAAGTTGCAGTTGACCCCGAAATGCTTGGCAAAGTTTATGAATCTTTAGTAACTGAAGAGGAAAGAGAAAGTAGTGCCATTTTTTATACTCAGAGAATTGAAATTGACCTTATGTGTAGGATCTCTCTCGTTGAATATCTTGCTACAGAAACGGGAATAAATAAAGAAAAAATTATTGACTTTATTTTTGATCCACACAATAGAATTTTTCAATTTTCAAAAGAGGAATTAAAAGAGATAAAAGAAAAACTGGATAAGGTAAAAATTGTTGATCCAGCAGTGGGTTCAGCATCATTCCTTGTTGGTATGATGAATGTCCTTGTAGAACTCCACTCTGTATTAACTAAACAAATTGAAGAAAGAGAGGAAAACCTTTTTGCATTAAAGCAAAGAATTATTCAGGAAAATCTCTATGGAGTTGATGTAAAGGATTGGGCTTGTATGGTTGGAGAGCTACGATTGTGGCTTTCTTTAATTATAGAAACTGAAGAAAAATATATGGATATTTATACAAAACCACTTTTGCCAAATCTAAATTTTAAAATAAGGCAAGGCGATTCACTTGTTGAAGAAATTGCAGGAATCCAGTTAAGTTTAAGAGGAGAAACTTCAAGATACTTGCCAAAATCAATTGAAACAAAAATTAAAGAGCTTATAGATAAGAAAAATGCCTTTTTCTCAGGACAAAGAAGTGCAGATTTAAGAGAAATTGAAGAAATTGAAAAACTTGAGCATGATATTTTTACTGAGATTCTGGATGAAAAAGTTAAAGACCTTTCAAAAAAAATTGAAAATCTTAAAAATATAAAGAGGAAATTAGAGGGTCAAAAAGATGTTTTTGGCAAAGAGGACAAAAAAGCAAAAGATGAAATAAAAAAGATTGAAGCAGGAATTGAAGAATTAATAAAAGAAAAAGAGAGATATGAATTTGGTTTAAAAAATCTTAAACGAAAAACCAGAAAG from Candidatus Kryptobacter tengchongensis encodes:
- a CDS encoding Methyltransferase domain-containing protein, which codes for MQISIKDFKDIAQIFYEKGYKNNFSQIDKSQYELPQKANELIQDFYIISDYTKFQIYLALIPALRRTDFRTILEPFYRRYPQVNTLFVFTLKDFSEIALVSPLRVSTGPGSFKLLLRTLYIDPSYLYHTDQEVLELIRISSSEQTPDKIWEKHQNAFDVERVTEEFFEAYKHALEKIKEILKRQRKGNSLICHSFAQQLLSRIMFLYYVQKKGWLKWKDYTQDKKYIKNLWEKYKSYSSNSKKDTFYSEWLSSLFFGAFNKKQTFISKKLPEEVKESFALMPFLNGGLFSKNELDEVGFHVPDEVFSLLFDTSPFDKNKGFLERFNFTVREDTPLDVEVAVDPEMLGKVYESLVTEEERESSAIFYTQRIEIDLMCRISLVEYLATETGINKEKIIDFIFDPHNRIFQFSKEELKEIKEKLDKVKIVDPAVGSASFLVGMMNVLVELHSVLTKQIEEREENLFALKQRIIQENLYGVDVKDWACMVGELRLWLSLIIETEEKYMDIYTKPLLPNLNFKIRQGDSLVEEIAGIQLSLRGETSRYLPKSIETKIKELIDKKNAFFSGQRSADLREIEEIEKLEHDIFTEILDEKVKDLSKKIENLKNIKRKLEGQKDVFGKEDKKAKDEIKKIEAGIEELIKEKERYEFGLKNLKRKTRKDYFLWEVDFAEVFAERGGFDIVIGNPPYVRQELIAPPLENKDNYTDEKWKELKSEYKEKLINSVKNIWSDVKKIDKKSDLYVYFYYHGLSLLKPKGIFCFITSNSWLDVGYGADLQEFLLKNMKPIYIIDNLKERSFKESVNTVIVLIQRPEEKLDDYTIKFVAFKKSFEDVINAEVMKKIDKADKPIFDDEDFRIFPKTKKELLLEGVEEPEEEGLIKDPEYLPYIGNKWGGKYLRAPEIYFKILEKGKDKLNPLSTFAKIITGFKESGYSVYISDYKIGEYPILKDPKVHRKITITTPDHCIFNKYREKVEKAKRKKAPILWLAMRGKRHICYINKNFYSFTGNFFGIIPKIPEQEVFILGYLNSTISLLFAEIYGRKGFGGGATILVGIDLKMLPIVNLEILSNQEQQYIENALDRLKNREIYSIFTELGFDPDKPIREQEPNPLPDRKALDDIVFDALGLTEEERKEVYWAVAELVKTRLEKARSV